One Patescibacteria group bacterium DNA window includes the following coding sequences:
- a CDS encoding HAD-IC family P-type ATPase, producing the protein MIAKWHNLSPQETINIFGSNVNGGLRHSEALERQIEFGKNSLPKERPAPRLKIFLSQFRSPLIYILFIAGVVVLFIGDYTDSAVIFGAVILNTFVGFVQEYKASRALFELKKAIKEQARVLRQGSIKMIDLSEIVPGDIFILQAGDKVPADGRIIESHNFKVNEMALTGESLSSEKSVQLLKEDVPLADRDNMVYMGTIVEEGKATIVTTEIGVGTEIGKIAISLQSIKEGKTPYQVKLTHFSKIIGIAIGLITLVIFFEGILTGEDFIEMFTTSIAMAVAAVPEGLPVAMTVILALGMQRIFKKKGLARKLVAAETLGSTSVICTDKTATLTEGKISVSKIFDGQKILNASSRNLINDSIYKIAMVCNEAFIENIQDEKKDWVVRGGPTDRAILLFGLESGISKQAVEQELVKIDELPFDNKKKFLATLHKKGNNNFLFVSGAPENLLAMSNLDESTKKKWEKKLEELTRQGFRVICFAKKKIIQDTIVNSEFKNLEIVSFLGLSDPLRKDAKKSIKICRQAGMKIIMVTGDHRLTAESIAKQLGFKISKKSVIEGGELSALSDEEFKKRVKDIQIYARVEPEHKMRIVRAWQERGEVVAMTGDGINDAPALKQADIGVALGSGTSVAKETSDLVLLNNSFSVIVYAIEEGRAILDNIRKVITYLLTDSFTEVILIGGSMLIAKLYGQVWFLPLTAVQILWINLIEDGPPSIALAFEPKENDLMKMKPRGHKVKLLTKEMKIIIFTIGIITDLMLLGLFAWFCLKGLDIRYIRTMIFAALAIDSLIYVFSCKSLRKGLFHINIFSNKVLIGGWIFGMVALIGAVHLPALNHLLGTIPLHIADWYILASLGIIELLLIEAVKHYFIVRHQTEK; encoded by the coding sequence ATGATTGCCAAATGGCATAATTTGTCTCCACAAGAGACGATTAATATCTTTGGGAGTAATGTTAATGGAGGGTTGAGGCATAGCGAGGCGCTTGAGCGCCAAATTGAGTTTGGGAAAAATTCTTTGCCAAAAGAGAGACCAGCTCCTCGGCTTAAGATTTTTTTGAGCCAGTTCCGCAGTCCATTAATCTACATCCTGTTTATCGCCGGAGTAGTGGTTTTATTTATTGGCGATTATACGGATAGCGCAGTGATATTTGGGGCTGTGATATTAAATACTTTTGTGGGATTTGTTCAGGAATACAAGGCCTCCAGGGCCCTTTTTGAACTTAAAAAAGCGATTAAAGAACAGGCAAGGGTTTTAAGGCAAGGGAGTATTAAAATGATTGATTTGTCTGAAATCGTGCCAGGCGATATTTTTATTTTACAAGCTGGGGATAAAGTCCCAGCTGATGGACGGATTATAGAATCCCATAATTTCAAAGTAAATGAAATGGCTCTGACCGGAGAATCGCTATCAAGCGAGAAATCAGTTCAATTATTGAAAGAAGATGTTCCATTGGCAGATAGAGATAATATGGTCTATATGGGGACCATAGTAGAAGAAGGAAAAGCAACTATAGTGACGACAGAAATCGGGGTGGGCACGGAAATTGGGAAAATCGCCATTAGCTTGCAAAGCATAAAAGAGGGAAAGACCCCTTATCAAGTGAAATTAACCCATTTTTCAAAGATAATAGGGATTGCCATCGGGCTCATCACTTTAGTCATTTTCTTTGAAGGGATTTTAACAGGCGAAGATTTCATAGAAATGTTTACCACTTCAATTGCTATGGCTGTGGCAGCTGTTCCAGAAGGGCTCCCAGTAGCGATGACAGTTATCTTGGCGCTTGGGATGCAAAGAATCTTTAAGAAAAAAGGACTGGCAAGAAAATTAGTGGCTGCGGAAACGCTCGGCAGCACTTCTGTTATTTGCACAGATAAAACGGCCACTCTTACAGAAGGAAAAATCAGCGTGAGCAAGATATTTGACGGTCAAAAGATATTAAACGCTTCAAGTCGGAATTTGATTAACGATTCTATATATAAGATAGCCATGGTTTGCAACGAGGCGTTCATAGAAAACATCCAGGACGAGAAGAAGGACTGGGTGGTAAGGGGAGGGCCTACAGACAGAGCCATACTATTATTCGGTCTTGAATCAGGTATTTCAAAACAAGCAGTTGAACAAGAATTGGTTAAGATAGATGAGCTTCCTTTTGATAATAAGAAGAAATTTTTAGCCACTCTTCATAAAAAAGGAAATAATAATTTTCTTTTTGTTTCTGGCGCGCCTGAAAATTTATTGGCAATGTCTAATTTAGATGAGAGCACTAAAAAGAAATGGGAGAAAAAATTGGAAGAGCTTACGAGGCAAGGATTTAGAGTGATTTGTTTTGCAAAGAAAAAGATTATTCAAGACACTATTGTTAATTCAGAATTCAAAAATCTGGAAATTGTTTCTTTTTTGGGACTTTCAGACCCATTAAGAAAAGACGCTAAAAAATCTATAAAAATCTGCAGACAAGCAGGAATGAAAATCATTATGGTTACAGGAGACCATCGTTTGACTGCCGAGAGCATAGCAAAACAATTAGGGTTTAAAATTTCTAAAAAAAGCGTTATTGAGGGAGGAGAATTAAGCGCATTGTCGGACGAGGAGTTCAAAAAAAGAGTCAAGGATATACAAATTTATGCCAGGGTTGAGCCAGAGCACAAAATGAGAATAGTCCGGGCCTGGCAAGAGAGAGGAGAGGTGGTAGCAATGACAGGGGACGGCATCAATGACGCGCCTGCCTTGAAACAAGCAGATATTGGAGTTGCTCTTGGGTCTGGAACCAGTGTGGCGAAAGAAACATCTGATTTGGTGCTTTTAAACAACAGCTTTAGCGTTATTGTTTATGCCATAGAGGAGGGCAGGGCTATATTGGATAATATAAGGAAGGTTATCACATATCTTTTGACAGATAGTTTTACTGAAGTGATTTTGATAGGGGGTAGTATGTTAATAGCTAAATTATATGGCCAGGTATGGTTTTTGCCGCTTACGGCAGTGCAGATATTGTGGATTAATTTAATAGAAGACGGACCCCCGAGCATAGCGCTTGCTTTTGAGCCGAAAGAAAACGATTTAATGAAAATGAAGCCCAGGGGGCATAAGGTAAAATTGCTCACCAAAGAAATGAAAATAATAATTTTCACAATAGGGATAATAACTGACTTGATGCTTTTAGGCCTTTTTGCCTGGTTTTGTTTGAAGGGGCTGGATATAAGATACATAAGAACTATGATTTTTGCGGCGTTGGCCATTGATTCGCTTATCTATGTATTTTCCTGCAAGAGCTTGAGAAAAGGACTGTTTCATATTAATATATTCTCTAATAAGGTTTTAATCGGTGGGTGGATTTTTGGAATGGTGGCTTTAATAGGGGCAGTTCATCTGCCTGCGTTGAATCATCTCTTGGGCACAATTCCGCTCCACATTGCGGACTGGTATATTTTGGCAAGCTTGGGGATTATAGAGTTGTTGCTTATTGAAGCAGTGAAACATTATTTTATTGTTCGCCATCAGACAGAGAAATAA
- a CDS encoding RNA-binding protein — MSNKLYIGNLPYETTEDALKNFFSEAGSVASATIIADKISGRSKGFGFVEMSTDDEAKKAIEMFNGKEFSGRNIVVDEARPMKKDF, encoded by the coding sequence ATGAGCAACAAGCTATATATCGGTAATCTCCCTTACGAGACAACCGAGGATGCTCTAAAGAATTTTTTCTCTGAAGCTGGCTCTGTAGCTTCTGCGACCATCATAGCAGACAAAATCTCTGGTAGGTCAAAGGGCTTCGGTTTTGTAGAGATGTCAACCGATGATGAAGCCAAGAAAGCCATTGAAATGTTTAATGGCAAAGAGTTCTCTGGCAGAAATATCGTTGTTGACGAGGCCAGGCCGATGAAGAAAGATTTTTAA